The Manihot esculenta cultivar AM560-2 chromosome 1, M.esculenta_v8, whole genome shotgun sequence genome has a window encoding:
- the LOC110630062 gene encoding pentatricopeptide repeat-containing protein At5g15300 has product MIRKRTNDRSSNRQQRSSLWQNCTNLRSLKQIHASLITKGFNSCSSALRELIFASAMSISGTIDYAHQLFAQISEPDIFMWNTMMRGSAQSHHPLKAFSLYSQMEGTGIKPDKFTFSFLLKACTRLEWRKTGSCIHGKIVKYGFEDNKFVRNTLIYHHANCGDLGIARAIFYDSGERDIVAWSALTAGYARRGQLRMARQLFDEMPVKDLVAWNVMITAYAKKGEMKLARRLFDEVPKKDVVTWNVMIAGYVLSGENKQALEMFEEMRGVGEQPDEVTMLSLLSACTDLGDLDVGMKVHRSILEMSLGDMSVLLGNALIYMYAKCGSIERALEVFRGMREKDVSTWNSVILGLAFHGHAEESINLFAEIQRLKNIRPNEITFVGVLVACSHAGKVEMGRQYFNVMKDVYGLEPNERHYGCMVDLLGRAGLLNDAFEFIESMNIEPNAVIWRTLLGACRIHGNVELGRRANEKLLTLRRDESGDYVLLSNLYASVGEWDGAQKVRNLMDESGVNKEPGCSVIEAVEEKALMRFLFDSKNKLNSRNQIS; this is encoded by the coding sequence ATGATAAGGAAGAGAACTAACGACAGGAGCTCCAATCGCCAGCAGCGGTCAAGTCTATGGCAAAACTGTACAAACCTTCGCTCTCTAAAGCAAATACATGCTTCCCTTATAACCAAAGGCTTCAATTCATGCTCATCAGCCTTAAGGGAACTCATTTTCGCCAGTGCTATGTCCATTTCTGGCACCATAGACTATGCCCATCAACTGTTCGCTCAGATTTCCGAACCGGACATCTTCATGTGGAACACAATGATGAGAGGTTCAGCTCAAAGTCATCACCCATTAAAAGCATTTTCACTCTATTCCCAGATGGAGGGAACCGGTATAAAGCCTGATAAGTTCacgttttctttcttgcttaaggCTTGTACCAGGCTTGAATGGAGAAAAACTGGTTCTTGTATTCATGGAAAGATCGTCAAGTACGGGTTTGAAGATAATAAGTTTGTGAGAAATACCCTTATTTATCATCATGCTAACTGTGGGGATTTGGGGATAGCTAGAGCCATTTTTTATGATTCAGGAGAAAGGGATATTGTTGCATGGTCTGCTTTAACTGCAGGTTATGCAAGGAGAGGGCAATTGAGGATGGCGAGACAGCTGTTTGATGAAATGCCAGTTAAGGATTTGGTTGCTTGGAATGTGATGATTACAGCATATGCTAAGAAAGGGGAGATGAAGTTGGCAAGGAGACTCTTCGATGAGGTTCCTAAAAAGGATGTTGTGACTTGGAACGTGATGATTGCAGGATATGTGCTTTCTGGGGAGAACAAGCAGGCATTGGAGATGTTTGAAGAGATGAGAGGTGTAGGAGAGCAGCCAGATGAGGTCACTATGCTGAGTCTTTTGTCAGCTTGCACGGATTTGGGTGATTTGGATGTTGGCATGAAGGTGCATCGCTCAATTTTGGAGATGAGTTTAGGAGATATGAGTGTATTATTGGGGAATGCGCTTATATACATGTATGCCAAGTGTGGCAGTATTGAAAGAGCACTTGAAGTGTTCAGAGGGATGAGGGAGAAAGATGTCTCAACATGGAATTCAGTTATATTAGGTTTGGCTTTTCATGGCCACGCTGAGGAGTCGATCAATTTGTTTGCAGAGATTCAAAGGTTGAAAAATATCAGACCAAATGAAATCACTTTTGTTGGAGTGCTAGTTGCTTGCAGTCATGCTGGTAAAGTCGAAATGGGGCGTCaatattttaatgttatgaAAGATGTGTATGGCTTAGAGCCAAATGAAAGACACTATGGGTGTATGGTGGATCTTTTAGGGCGTGCAGGGCTATTGAATGATGCATTTGAGTTCATAGAAAGTATGAATATTGAACCTAATGCTGTAATTTGGAGGACTCTTCTAGGGGCTTGTAGAATACATGGAAATGTTGAGCTGGGTAGGCGTGCAAATGAGAAACTACTGACATTGAGAAGGGATGAGAGTGGGGATTACGTGTTACTCTCCAACTTATATGCTTCAGTAGGTGAGTGGGATGGAGCTCAGAAGGTTAGGAACTTGATGGATGAGAGTGGAGTGAATAAAGAACCTGGTTGTAGCGTAATTGAAGCGGTTGAAGAAAAAGCTCTCATGCGATTTTTGTTTGATTCAAAGAACAAGTTAAATTCAAGAAATCAAATATCATAA
- the LOC110630053 gene encoding pentatricopeptide repeat-containing protein At5g15280, mitochondrial has product MSNETTTEALGFSHGFQKQPAHGVMNRKATEALCKQRLQFLFSLNPRKSHIKQVSALSSVKSHCFSTASLTDPSLSSSSTAHQTNKTHIDLSPLNCNGIAQFLISEGPQFFDKSKSERENFSKVASLKEIRLDISGVIPHVTRRFRRFLRLKPEDVLEILVGFQLECETVAIEGTKVESLWRLFKWASDQDKGFKHLHKSCEVMASVLIQYGMLRELQLLLLAMERQGTLLDNNEIFSKLIEGYVGAYDLERAVLVYDQFREQGLVPSLFCYHGLIDLLVRMRRTQLAFRVCLDMFEIGINLTDGAMDRIEKVIGLLCGDGMVKEARNLMKKVIALGFEPSSSVINDIASGYCEKKDFEDLLTFFVAMKRSPNLLVGNKIINGLCSNFGVERANLFRLELKNLGFRPDEVTFGIMIGWCCREGNLKGAFIYLSEMLSTGLEPCIWSYNALIGAVFREGMWKHAQDILVEMADRGMTANLSTFRTLLAGYCKARKFDEVKMTVQKMVDHGLIKFSSLDNPLSEAFMILGFSPLSVRLKRDNDVGFSKTEFYDNLGNGLYLDADLDDYEKRVNEILNDSMIPEFNLLLMKEYDHGNFKATFLLIDEMVRWGQELSLSVFSALVKGLSASRSHIRACSHLIEKMPMLANQLDDEALNLLIRAYCKGGLTYKGKIFFDEMLPKDIRIENETYTALMVGSCRRGNYHDFYYFWDIARNNKWLPGLKDCKSLVECLLHHRMPKEALELLESMMLLHPHLRSEICHIFLEKLSITGFTTIAHKLVDELLHKGCVFDDIAYSHLVRGLCKERNYGVAFTILDTMLARNLVPGLDVSLILIPQLCRVDKLDKAVALREIVLREQSAFPFSVNCALVRGFCIAGNVGEAAKVVQDMLLKGLFPDAEICDMLFQGYCQANSLSKVRELLGVLIRKFSSPSISSYRNLVRLMCMQGSFASALNLKDLMLRRSSHHSLIIYNILVFYLFSAGNSLVVDKVLNELQEKGLLPDEVTCNFLVYGYSVCKDVSRCLHYLSTMISNGFTPSYRSLRAAVTCLCDVGEFSRALELSREMEVSNWVHGSVVQNAIVEGLLSLDKLQEAEYFLTRMVDKGLIPDTINYDNLIKQFCFFGRLSKAVDLLNIMLKKGNIPNSSSYDSVIYGLCIKNQLNEALDFHTEMLDRDLKPSMKTWDMLIHKLCQLGQTAEAESLLISMVQLGEAPTRPMYSSVINGYRVENNPRKASELMQMMQQSGYEPDFDTHWSLISNLQKSKDKDNNNSSPGFLSRLLSGSGHSYRSVSKVKVG; this is encoded by the coding sequence ATGTCTAACGAAACGACAACGGAAGCCCTTGGGTTCTCCCACGGATTCCAGAAACAGCCTGCTCATGGAGTCATGAACAGAAAAGCCACTGAAGCTCTCTGCAAACAGAGGCTTCAATTTCTCTTCTCTCTGAACCCCAGAAAATCCCATATCAAACAGGTTAGTGCTCTCTCCTCTGTTAAATCCCATTGCTTCAGCACTGCTTCTCTCACGGATCCTTCACTATCATCATCTTCTACTGCTCaccaaacaaataaaacccacaTAGATTTATCTCCTCTAAACTGCAATGGTATTGCACAATTTCTTATTTCTGAAGGTCCCCAGTTCTTTGATAAGAGTAAAAGCGAAAGAGAGAATTTTTCTAAGGTTGCTTCTCTCAAAGAAATTCGTCTGGATATTTCTGGTGTAATACCCCATGTGACACGTCGGTTTAGGAGATTTTTGAGATTGAAACCTGAAGACGTGCTTGAAATATTAGTGGGCTTTCAATTGGAGTGTGAAACAGTTGCAATTGAGGGTACAAAGGTGGAGTCTTTGTGGAGGCTTTTCAAATGGGCAAGTGACCAAGATAAGGGTTTTAAGCATCTTCATAAGTCGTGTGAGGTTATGGCCTCTGTGCTTATTCAGTATGGGATGCTTAGAGAGCTTCAGTTGCTGCTTTTGGCAATGGAGAGGCAAGGAACTTTGTTAGATAACAATGAAATCTTCTCTAAGTTGATTGAAGGGTATGTTGGTGCTTATGATTTAGAAAGGGCGGTGCTAGTGTATGACCAATTTAGGGAGCAAGGTTTGGTCCCATCGCTGTTTTGTTATCATGGTCTTATTGATCTTTTGGTGAGAATGAGGAGAACCCAATTGGCATTTCGAGTTTGTTTGGATATGTTTGAAATTGGAATTAATCTGACTGACGGGGCAATGGATAGGATTGAGAAAGTTATTGGATTACTTTGTGGGGATGGGATGGTTAAAGAAGCAAGGAATCTGATGAAGAAGGTCATAGCACTAGGTTTTGAGCCTAGCAGCTCGGTTATTAATGATATTGCTTCTGGTTATTGTGAGAAGAAAGATTTTGAAGATTTGCTTACTTTTTTTGTTGCTATGAAGCGTTCACCAAATTTACTGGTCGGAAATAAGATAATAAATGGCTTATGTTCTAATTTTGGTGTGGAGAGAGCAAATTTATTCAGGCTAGAATTGAAGAATTTAGGTTTTAGGCCTGATGAGGTAACTTTTGGGATAATGATTGGTTGGTGTTGTCGTGAGGGGAACTTGAAGGGTGCCTTTATTTATTTGTCAGAAATGTTATCTACAGGCTTAGAGCCTTGTATATGGTCATATAATGCACTTATTGGTGCAGTGTTTAGGGAGGGTATGTGGAAGCATGCTCAAGACATTCTTGTTGAAATGGCAGATAGGGGAATGACCGCAAATTTGTCGACATTTAGAACTCTTTTGGCAGGGTATTGCAAAGCTAGAAAATTTGATGAAGTAAAGATGACGGTCCAGAAGATGGTAGACCATGGTTTAATCAAATTCTCTTCGCTCGATAATCCTCTTTCTGAGGCATTTATGATTTTGGGGTTCAGTCCTTTATCTGTGAGGTTGAAAAGGGATAATGACGTTGGGTTTTCTAAGACAGAATTCTATGATAATCTGGGGAACGGACTGTATTTGGATGCTGACCTGGATGATTACGAGAAAAGAGTAAATGAAATTCTTAATGATTCCATGATACCGgaatttaatttgcttttgaTGAAGGAATATGATCATGGAAATTTTAAAGCTACATTCTTGCTGATAGATGAAATGGTTCGATGGGGTCAAGAACTATCTCTGTCTGTCTTCTCCGCATTAGTGAAGGGGCTTTCTGCATCCCGATCCCATATAAGGGCTTGCAGCCATCTTATTGAGAAGATGCCAATGTTGGCTAATCAACTAGATGATGAAGCTCTTAATTTGCTTATTCGAGCATACTGCAAGGGTGGATTGACATACAAAGGGAAGATATTTTTTGATGAAATGCTTCCAAAGGATATAAGAATTGAAAATGAGACATACACTGCTCTAATGGTGGGATCATGTAGGAGAGGAAATTAtcatgatttttattatttctggGATATTGCTCGAAATAACAAATGGTTACCTGGGTTAAAGGATTGTAAATCTCTTGTTGAATGTCTACTCCATCATAGGATGCCGAAGGAGGCACTGGAGCTTCTTGAAAGCATGATGCTACTTCATCCTCACTTAAGGTCTGAAATTTGTCATATTTTCCTTGAAAAGCTTTCCATCACAGGCTTTACAACCATTGCACACAAGTTGGTGGATGAACTGCTACATAAGGGTTGTGTCTTTGATGATATTGCTTATAGCCATCTTGTAAGAGGGTTATGCAAAGAGAGAAACTATGGAGTGGCCTTTACAATATTAGACACAATGTTGGCTAGGAACTTGGTTCCAGGCTTGGACGTTTCTCTTATCTTGATTCCACAGTTGTGTAGGGTTGATAAACTTGACAAAGCTGTTGCTTTAAGAGAGATCGTTTTGAGGGAGCAATCTGCATTTCCGTTTTCCGTCAATTGTGCTTTAGTTAGAGGATTTTGTATAGCAGGGAATGTTGGAGAAGCAGCCAAAGTAGTACAAGATATGTTGTTGAAGGGGCTATTTCCTGATGCTGAAATTTGTGACATGCTATTTCAAGGGTATTGCCAAGCTAACAGCCTGAGTAAAGTTAGGGAGCTACTTGGTGTTCTAATTAGAAAATTTTCAAGCCCTTCAATCTCAAGTTACCGGAATTTGGTGCGCTTGATGTGTATGCAGGGTAGTTTTGCTTCTGCATTAAACCTGAAGGATCTAATGCTACGACGAAGTAGTCACCATAGCCTCATCATTTACAACATTCTGGTTTTCTATCTTTTTTCAGCTGGGAACAGCTTGGTTGTGGATAAAGTTCTAAATGAATTGCAGGAGAAGGGATTACTACCTGATGAAGTAACTTGTAATTTTCTCGTATATGGATATTCAGTGTGTAAAGATGTATCTCGTTGTCTCCATTATCTGTCTACTATGATTTCAAATGGATTTACGCCAAGCTATCGCAGCTTAAGAGCAGCAGTCACCTGCCTGTGTGATGTCGGAGAATTTAGTAGAGCCTTGGAGCTGAGTCGAGAAATGGAAGTGAGCAATTGGGTTCATGGATCAGTTGTTCAAAATGCAATTGTTGAAGGACTTCTTTCTCTTGATAAGCTTCAAGAAGCTGAATATTTTCTTACCCGGATGGTAGATAAAGGTCTTATTCCTGATACAATCAATTATGACAACCTAATTAAGCAGTTCTGTTTTTTTGGAAGACTGAGCAAGGCAGTTGATCTTCTGAACATAATGTTGAAGAAAGGAAACATTCCTAATTCTTCCAGTTATGATTCTGTAATCTATGGTCTCTGCATAAAGAATCAACTGAATGAAGCACTGGATTTTCATACTGAGATGTTGGATAGGGATCTTAAACCAAGTATGAAGACATGGGATATGCTTATCCACAAACTTTGCCAACTTGGACAAACTGCAGAAGCAGAAAGCTTACTCATTTCTATGGTTCAGTTGGGCGAAGCTCCGACCAGACCGATGTACTCTTCTGTAATCAATGGGTATCGTGTTGAAAACAATCCGAGGAAGGCATCTGAGCTcatgcaaatgatgcaacagaGTGGTTATGAGCCAGATTTTGACACTCACTGGTCTCTGATAAGTAATTTACAGAAGTCCAAAGATAAAGATAATAACAATAGCAGCCCAGGTTTCCTGTCAAGACTTCTTTCTGGAAGTGGACATTCTTATAGAAGTGTCTCCAAGGTCAAGGTGGGGTAG
- the LOC110630026 gene encoding polypyrimidine tract-binding protein homolog 1 isoform X3, producing MSTSGQPQFRYTQTPSKVLHLRNLPWECTEEELIELCKPFGKIVNTKCNVGANRNQAFVEFADLNQAIQMVSYYASSSEPAQVRGKTVYIQYSNRHEIVNNKSPGDVPGNVLLVTIEGVEAGDVSIDVIHLVFSAFGFVHKIATFEKAAGFQALIQFTDAETASSARVALDGRSIPRYLLPEHVGSCHLRISYSAHTDLNIKFQSHRSRDYTNPYLPVNPTAIEGPVQPVVGPDGKKKEPESNVLLASIENMQYAVTVDVLHTVFSAFGTVQKIAIFEKNGGTQALIQYPDIATAAVAKETLEGHCIYDGGYCLQ from the exons ATGTCAACCTCGGGGCAGCCTCAATTTCGATACACACAAACCCCATCGAAGGTTTTGCATCTGCGGAATCTTCCATGGGAGTGCACGGAGGAGGAGCTGATTGAGCTCTGTAAACCCTTCGGGAAGATTGTCAACACTAAGTGCAATGTTGGTGCCAATCGGAATCAAGCTTTTGTCGAATTC GCAGACTTAAATCAGGCAATTCAAATGGTCTCTTACTATGCTTCATCATCTGAGCCTGCACAGGTTCGTGGTAAGACAGTGTATATTCAATACTCAAACAGGCATGAAATTGTCAACAACAAAAGTCCAGGTGATGTTCCTGGAAATGTTTTGCTGGTAACAATCGAGGGAGTTGAAGCTGGTGATGTGAGCATTGATGTCATCCACTTG GTATTTTCTGCTTTTGGCTTTGTGCATAAAATTGCTACTTTTGAAAAGGCTGCTGGTTTCCAG GCACTTATTCAATTCACTGATGCGGAGACTGCATCTTCTGCAAGGGTTGCCTTGGATGGGAGAAGTATCCCAAG gTACTTGCTTCCAGAGCATGTTGGCTCATGTCACTTGCGCATTTCATATTCTGCACATACAGATCTTAATATCAAGTTTCAATCTCATAGGAGCAG GGACTATACAAACCCGTATCTTCCTGTGAATCCTACTGCGATTGAGGGACCTGTACAG CCTGTTGTAGGTCCTGACGGAAAGAAGAAAGAACCAGAGAGTAATGTTCTTCTTGCATCAATAGAGAATATGCAGTATGCAGTAACAGTTGACGTGCTTCACACA GTATTTTCTGCATTTGGTACCGTCCAAAAGATTGCCATATTTGAGAAAAATGGTGGAACACAGGCATTAATTCAATACCCTG ATATTGCAACTGCAGCAGTAGCCAAAGAAACTCTAGAAGgacattgcatttatgatggtGGCTATT